Proteins encoded in a region of the Pseudomonas sp. GOM7 genome:
- a CDS encoding virulence factor BrkB family protein — protein MRYRLRDWWEFWRGLLQRFFEDRGTSSAAALTYTTLFAVVPMMTVTFAMLSAVPAFQGVGEEIQSFIFHNFVPSTGETVQEYLREFTGQAKQLTWIGVVLLAVTAFLMLVTIEKTFNAIWRVRQPRRGMSSFLLYWAILSLGPILLGAGFAISTYITSLSLISGPDAVLGAKTLLRFMPLLSSVAAFTLLYAAVPNTRVPVRHALLGGVFAAVLFEIAKALFGLYVRLFPGYQLIYGAFATVPLFLLWIYLSWLIVLLGAELVCSLSLPKQWRRRPLPRMLVLLGILRLLLARQQHGQALHYRGLQGAGWRMPEDEWSEVMDFLEQEQLACRASGGGWVLCRDLHYFSLQQLLTRSPWPLPNLQQLPQQLEEPWFPAMRQALETLQAQQDELFASNLADWLLARPSEPRASA, from the coding sequence ATGCGCTATCGACTGCGCGATTGGTGGGAGTTCTGGCGTGGCCTGTTGCAGCGCTTCTTCGAGGATCGTGGCACCAGCAGCGCGGCGGCCTTGACCTATACCACCCTGTTCGCCGTGGTGCCGATGATGACCGTGACCTTTGCCATGCTCTCGGCGGTACCGGCCTTCCAGGGCGTGGGCGAAGAGATCCAGTCCTTCATCTTCCACAACTTCGTGCCCTCCACCGGCGAGACGGTGCAGGAGTACCTGCGTGAGTTCACCGGCCAGGCCAAGCAACTGACCTGGATCGGCGTGGTGTTGCTGGCGGTCACAGCCTTCCTCATGTTGGTGACCATCGAGAAGACCTTCAATGCCATCTGGCGCGTGCGTCAGCCACGCCGTGGCATGTCCAGCTTCCTGCTGTACTGGGCGATCCTCAGTCTCGGGCCGATCCTGCTCGGTGCCGGGTTCGCCATCAGCACCTACATCACGTCGTTGTCGCTGATCTCCGGCCCGGATGCGGTGCTCGGTGCCAAGACCCTGCTGCGCTTCATGCCGCTGCTGTCGAGCGTGGCGGCCTTCACCCTGCTCTATGCTGCCGTGCCCAACACCCGTGTTCCGGTGCGCCATGCCCTGCTGGGCGGGGTGTTCGCCGCCGTGCTGTTCGAGATCGCCAAGGCCCTGTTCGGCCTCTACGTGCGGCTGTTTCCCGGTTATCAACTGATCTATGGCGCCTTCGCCACGGTGCCGCTGTTCTTGCTGTGGATCTATCTGTCGTGGCTGATCGTGCTGCTGGGCGCCGAGCTGGTGTGCAGCCTGTCGCTGCCCAAGCAATGGCGCCGCCGCCCCTTGCCGCGCATGTTGGTATTGCTGGGCATCCTGCGCCTGCTGCTGGCGCGCCAGCAGCATGGTCAGGCGCTGCACTATCGGGGCCTGCAAGGGGCGGGCTGGCGCATGCCTGAGGACGAGTGGAGCGAGGTGATGGATTTTCTCGAGCAGGAGCAACTGGCCTGCCGTGCCAGTGGTGGTGGTTGGGTGCTGTGTCGTGACCTGCATTATTTCAGCCTGCAGCAACTGCTGACGCGCAGCCCCTGGCCGTTGCCGAACCTGCAGCAGTTGCCGCAACAGCTCGAGGAGCCCTGGTTCCCGGCCATGCGCCAGGCGCTGGAAACCCTGCAGGCGCAGCAGGATGAGCTGTTCGCAAGCAACCTGGCGGACTGGCTATTGGCGCGACCATCCGAGCCGCGGGCCTCGGCTTAA